One segment of Nocardioides sp. QY071 DNA contains the following:
- a CDS encoding rod shape-determining protein produces MRANSIIGRDMAVDLGTANTLVYVRRRGVLLDEPSVVALNDGTGEVIAVGHQAKQMLGRTPDNITALRPLRDGVIADFEATEQMLRHFIARVHRRRYFAKPRMVICVPSSITPVEQRAVKEAGYQAGARRVYVVEEPMAAAIGAGLPVHEATGNMIVDVGGGTTEVAVISLGGIVTSLSIRTAGDDLDAAIIAWMKKEHGVMLGERTAEDVKITLGSAFPRPGEPQGEVRGRDMVTGLPRTVEVTSADIRHALEEPLHAIVDAVRVTLDQTPPELAGDIMDRGIVLTGGGALLRGLDERIRHETGMPVHVAEDPLVSVAMGAGRCVEEFEALQQVLVTNQRRF; encoded by the coding sequence GTGAGGGCGAACTCCATCATCGGCCGCGACATGGCCGTGGACCTCGGTACCGCCAACACGCTCGTCTACGTCCGCCGCCGGGGCGTGCTGCTCGACGAGCCGAGCGTGGTGGCACTCAACGACGGCACCGGCGAGGTGATCGCCGTCGGGCACCAGGCCAAGCAGATGCTGGGCCGTACGCCGGACAACATCACCGCGCTGCGCCCGCTGCGCGACGGCGTGATCGCCGACTTCGAGGCGACCGAGCAGATGCTGCGCCATTTCATCGCGCGCGTGCACCGCCGGCGCTACTTCGCCAAGCCCCGCATGGTCATCTGCGTCCCCAGCTCGATCACCCCGGTCGAGCAGCGCGCGGTCAAGGAGGCCGGCTACCAGGCCGGCGCCCGCCGCGTCTACGTCGTCGAGGAGCCGATGGCCGCCGCGATCGGCGCGGGGCTGCCGGTGCACGAGGCGACCGGCAACATGATCGTCGACGTCGGCGGCGGTACGACGGAGGTCGCCGTCATCTCGCTCGGCGGCATCGTCACGTCCCTGTCCATCCGCACCGCCGGCGACGACCTCGACGCCGCGATCATCGCGTGGATGAAGAAGGAGCACGGCGTCATGCTCGGCGAGCGCACCGCCGAGGACGTCAAGATCACCCTGGGCTCGGCCTTCCCGCGCCCCGGCGAGCCGCAGGGCGAGGTCCGCGGCCGCGACATGGTCACCGGCCTCCCGCGCACCGTCGAGGTCACCAGCGCCGACATCCGGCACGCGCTCGAGGAGCCGCTGCACGCCATCGTCGACGCCGTCCGGGTCACGCTCGACCAGACGCCGCCCGAGCTGGCCGGCGACATCATGGACCGCGGCATCGTGCTCACCGGCGGGGGAGCGCTGCTGCGCGGCCTCGACGAGCGCATCCGCCACGAGACGGGCATGCCCGTCCACGTCGCCGAGGACCCGCTGGTCTCCGTCGCGATGGGTGCGGGCCGCTGTGTCGAGGAGTTCGAGGCCCTCCAGCAGGTGCTCGTGACCAACCAGCGACGGTTTTAG
- the mreC gene encoding rod shape-determining protein MreC, protein MAIDTRPPSQVRRTGTSRDPERDSGRPARSLVVALVLASAALMVVDKAGGDGSPVDPVRRVVGEVVGPVQAGVSTVVRPLVDLPGALRSNGSLRDDVSRLEAENADLRNQLGKAGYDDQRLADLEGLRALSGDIGYALVPARVIAIGAAQSFSSTITLDAGSDAGLRPDMTVIAAAGLVGRITSVTAHTATVLLIVDDTSSVGGRIGDNQELGFVRGHGTLGTDDRLELELADRNVVPKVGQQIVTWGSEGGSPYVAGVPIGTVGKVYESLRETSYRAVITPAVDFTALDLVGVVVPYGTQGRVIEGGTQ, encoded by the coding sequence ATGGCCATCGACACCCGACCGCCGAGCCAGGTACGCCGCACCGGCACCTCCCGCGACCCCGAGCGCGACTCCGGCCGCCCGGCCCGGTCCCTGGTCGTCGCGCTCGTGCTCGCGTCGGCGGCGCTGATGGTGGTCGACAAGGCCGGGGGCGACGGCTCGCCGGTCGACCCGGTACGCCGCGTGGTGGGCGAGGTCGTCGGCCCCGTCCAGGCCGGCGTGTCCACCGTCGTCCGCCCGCTCGTCGACCTGCCCGGCGCGCTCCGGTCCAACGGCTCGCTGCGCGACGACGTCAGCCGGCTCGAGGCCGAGAACGCCGACCTGCGCAACCAGCTCGGCAAGGCCGGGTACGACGACCAGCGCCTCGCCGACCTCGAGGGGCTGCGCGCCCTGTCCGGTGACATCGGATACGCCCTCGTGCCCGCCCGGGTGATCGCGATCGGCGCCGCGCAGTCGTTCTCCAGCACGATCACCCTCGACGCCGGGTCCGACGCGGGCCTGCGCCCCGACATGACCGTGATCGCAGCAGCGGGCCTGGTCGGCCGGATCACCTCGGTCACCGCGCACACCGCCACCGTGCTGCTCATCGTCGACGACACGTCGTCGGTCGGCGGCCGGATCGGCGACAACCAGGAGCTCGGCTTCGTGCGCGGCCACGGCACGCTCGGCACCGACGACCGGCTCGAGCTCGAGCTCGCCGACCGCAACGTGGTCCCGAAGGTCGGCCAGCAGATCGTGACCTGGGGCAGCGAGGGCGGCTCGCCGTACGTCGCCGGGGTTCCGATCGGCACGGTCGGCAAGGTCTACGAGTCGCTGCGGGAGACGTCGTACCGCGCCGTCATCACGCCGGCGGTCGACTTCACCGCGCTCGACCTGGTCGGCGTCGTGGTGCCCTACGGCACCCAGGGCCGCGTGATCGAGGGAGGCACGCAGTGA
- the mreD gene encoding rod shape-determining protein MreD, whose protein sequence is MNRRGRLVATLVAVFAALLLQVTVLPNFAWDVGGLGVVPDVVLLVVVATAVATDTRFATLTGFWAGLLLDIAPPADHLAGRWALALMVVGYVVGRLVHDNAGDVGAGSRFAREGVRRPPLPLALAAAAGGSFVGTSVFALTGLLLRDSSAAIGDLLPVALIALVLDVVAALVVVPATLWLLERTTSDGLPRPSQRIRVRT, encoded by the coding sequence GTGAACCGCCGCGGCCGGCTGGTCGCCACCCTCGTCGCCGTCTTCGCCGCGCTGCTGCTGCAGGTGACGGTGCTGCCCAACTTCGCCTGGGACGTGGGCGGGCTCGGCGTGGTCCCCGACGTCGTGCTGCTCGTCGTGGTCGCGACCGCCGTCGCCACCGACACCCGCTTCGCCACCCTGACCGGCTTCTGGGCCGGCCTCCTGCTCGACATCGCGCCGCCCGCCGACCACCTCGCCGGCCGTTGGGCGCTCGCTCTCATGGTCGTGGGGTACGTCGTGGGCCGGCTCGTCCACGACAACGCCGGCGATGTCGGTGCCGGCAGCCGCTTCGCCCGCGAGGGCGTACGACGACCGCCGCTGCCGCTCGCCCTGGCCGCCGCCGCGGGCGGGTCGTTCGTCGGCACCTCGGTCTTCGCGCTCACCGGACTGCTGCTGCGCGACTCCAGCGCGGCGATCGGCGACCTGCTGCCCGTGGCGCTGATCGCGCTGGTGCTCGACGTGGTGGCGGCGCTGGTCGTCGTGCCCGCGACGTTGTGGCTGCTCGAGCGCACCACGAGCGACGGCCTGCCGCGTCCCTCCCAGCGGATCCGGGTGCGAACGTGA
- the mrdA gene encoding penicillin-binding protein 2 has translation MSAAASHRSRLRLIVIQTLVFSLLATLGARLYYLQVVSGERYQGKAASQSVREIVVQPQRGLIVDAMGRPLVTNRLIWVVSIDRTLIGKMSAADRTELLARTSDAIEVPVEKIAAKLLLCGDTGAVAGQCWNGSPYQPVPVAQDVKEGAALRILEQPEDFPGVVVDRQSVRQYPSPYGINAAHLLGYLSPITKDELESAEDSGDSSVNGASVVGRAGVEKEYDEWLRGQPGYDQVAVDSKGRVREDVSGLEAQPGDTLVTSIDAKVQSVVEEQLANMIATQRQTRDPVTKRNFEADSGAAVVMEAKTGRIVAMASQPTYDPSVWVGGITDKQLARLYSEAAGTPLLARSFQGQFAPGSTWKPFMTVGALTHGYSPSTVLPCSSAVQIGNRAFHNHESAAYGPITFARALEVSCNTFFFQVGMHFWQTLGSDPDDAKAKDPLVEQAERFGFGERTGVDLPGEASGRVADRKWKRKYYESMKGYYCGIAHKPQDTKTSDFVYKFAREFCVEGWKYKISDAANFAIGQGDTIVTPLQLARGYAAISNGGTLWEPRVGKAIVSPEGKVIREIEPTKERKLKIPASVLSYLDEALQGVALRGTMNWKLQGFPLDKVRIRAKTGSAEVYGKQSTGWVASYTKDYVVVMMMSQGGTGSGSTGAGVRAIWEALYGVDGDQVDPGKATIPGVTPPAQLPTFGDDGSILPPARAKGGDQ, from the coding sequence GTGAGCGCAGCCGCATCCCACCGCAGCCGGCTGCGCCTGATCGTCATCCAGACACTGGTCTTCTCGCTGCTGGCCACCCTCGGCGCGCGGCTCTACTACCTCCAGGTCGTCTCGGGTGAGCGCTACCAGGGCAAGGCCGCCTCGCAGTCGGTACGCGAGATCGTGGTGCAGCCGCAGCGCGGCCTGATCGTCGACGCGATGGGCCGCCCGCTGGTGACCAACCGGCTGATCTGGGTGGTCTCGATCGACCGCACCCTGATCGGCAAGATGTCGGCGGCCGACCGCACCGAGCTGCTGGCCCGCACCTCCGACGCGATCGAGGTCCCGGTCGAGAAGATCGCCGCCAAGCTGCTGCTGTGCGGCGACACCGGCGCGGTCGCCGGCCAGTGCTGGAACGGTTCGCCCTACCAGCCCGTCCCGGTCGCGCAGGACGTCAAGGAGGGCGCCGCGCTGCGGATCCTCGAGCAGCCCGAGGACTTCCCGGGCGTGGTGGTCGACCGCCAGAGCGTGCGGCAGTACCCCTCGCCGTACGGCATCAACGCGGCCCACCTGCTCGGCTACCTCAGCCCGATCACCAAGGACGAGCTCGAGTCCGCCGAGGACTCCGGTGACAGCTCGGTCAACGGCGCCTCCGTCGTCGGGCGCGCCGGCGTCGAGAAGGAGTACGACGAGTGGCTGCGCGGGCAGCCCGGCTACGACCAGGTCGCCGTCGACTCCAAGGGCCGGGTCCGCGAGGACGTCTCCGGCCTCGAGGCGCAGCCCGGCGACACCCTGGTCACCTCGATCGACGCGAAGGTGCAGAGCGTGGTCGAGGAGCAGCTCGCGAACATGATCGCGACCCAGCGCCAGACCCGCGACCCGGTCACCAAGCGCAACTTCGAGGCCGACTCCGGTGCCGCCGTGGTGATGGAGGCGAAGACCGGCCGGATCGTGGCGATGGCCAGCCAGCCGACGTACGACCCCTCGGTGTGGGTCGGTGGGATCACCGACAAGCAGCTGGCGCGGCTCTACTCCGAGGCGGCCGGCACGCCGCTGCTCGCCCGCTCCTTCCAGGGACAGTTCGCGCCGGGCTCGACCTGGAAGCCGTTCATGACCGTCGGTGCGCTGACCCACGGCTACTCGCCCTCCACGGTGCTGCCGTGCTCGTCGGCCGTGCAGATCGGCAATCGCGCCTTCCACAACCACGAGTCGGCGGCGTACGGCCCGATCACCTTCGCCCGAGCGCTCGAGGTCTCCTGCAACACCTTCTTCTTCCAGGTCGGCATGCACTTCTGGCAGACCCTCGGCTCCGACCCCGACGACGCGAAGGCCAAGGACCCGCTGGTCGAGCAGGCCGAGAGGTTCGGCTTCGGCGAGCGCACCGGCGTCGACCTGCCGGGCGAGGCCTCGGGCCGGGTCGCGGACCGCAAGTGGAAGCGCAAGTACTACGAGTCGATGAAGGGCTACTACTGCGGCATCGCCCACAAGCCGCAGGACACCAAGACCTCGGACTTCGTCTACAAGTTCGCCCGCGAGTTCTGCGTCGAGGGCTGGAAGTACAAGATCAGCGACGCCGCCAACTTCGCGATCGGCCAGGGCGACACCATCGTGACGCCGCTGCAGCTGGCGCGCGGGTATGCCGCCATCTCCAACGGCGGCACGCTGTGGGAGCCCCGGGTCGGCAAGGCGATCGTCTCGCCCGAGGGCAAGGTGATCCGCGAGATCGAGCCGACGAAGGAGCGCAAGCTCAAGATCCCGGCCTCGGTGCTCAGCTACCTCGACGAGGCGCTGCAGGGCGTCGCCCTGCGCGGCACGATGAACTGGAAGCTGCAGGGCTTCCCGCTCGACAAGGTCCGGATCCGCGCCAAGACCGGCTCGGCGGAGGTCTACGGCAAGCAGTCGACGGGCTGGGTCGCGTCCTACACCAAGGACTACGTGGTCGTGATGATGATGAGCCAGGGCGGCACGGGCTCCGGCTCGACCGGTGCGGGCGTCCGGGCGATCTGGGAGGCGCTGTACGGCGTCGACGGCGACCAGGTCGACCCCGGCAAGGCCACGATCCCCGGCGTCACGCCGCCGGCCCAGCTGCCGACGTTCGGCGACGACGGCTCGATCCTCCCGCCGGCGCGGGCGAAGGGTGGCGACCAGTGA
- the rodA gene encoding rod shape-determining protein RodA, translating into MSNRIPGRGQASTRRTTASRRVGRLQWADLDLVMLGAVLVLSLLGCLLIWSATLERDDLTGGDTRAFLVKQVVNVVIGVGLMLLVVVTDHRWVRILAPIGYLVAIGGLVLVLVMGSTINGSRSWLILGGMSFQPSELAKLAVVVGMALVVAERSEGRWRDRVGTADVLLMLLVAGVPAVLILTQPDLGTMLVLTATVFGVIAASGAHRRWLLLLAGGGVLAAVAAVSSGMLKEYQVDRFLAFTNPALDPKGAGYNVEQARIAVGNGGLFGQGLFHGSQTQSGFVPEQHTDFVFTVAGEELGLVGAALVVALLGVVLWRALRIATRTDDVFGRIAAAGIACWFGFQAFQNIGMCLGIMPVTGVPLPFVSYGGSSMFAGMLAVGLLQNIHLRTLSAPASRLAAQQRVLVRG; encoded by the coding sequence GTGAGCAACCGGATCCCCGGCCGCGGCCAGGCCAGCACCCGCCGTACGACGGCCTCCCGGCGCGTCGGGCGCCTGCAGTGGGCCGACCTCGACCTGGTCATGCTCGGCGCCGTCCTCGTCCTGTCGCTGCTCGGCTGCCTGCTGATCTGGTCGGCCACCCTCGAGCGCGACGACCTCACCGGTGGCGACACCCGGGCCTTCCTGGTCAAGCAGGTCGTCAACGTCGTGATCGGGGTCGGTCTGATGCTGTTGGTGGTGGTCACCGACCACCGCTGGGTGCGGATCCTCGCGCCGATCGGCTACCTCGTCGCGATCGGCGGGCTGGTGCTCGTGCTCGTGATGGGCTCGACGATCAACGGCTCCCGCTCGTGGCTGATCCTCGGCGGGATGTCCTTCCAGCCCTCCGAGCTGGCCAAGCTCGCCGTCGTGGTCGGCATGGCGCTGGTCGTCGCCGAACGCAGCGAGGGCCGCTGGCGCGACCGCGTAGGCACCGCCGACGTGCTGCTCATGCTGCTGGTCGCCGGCGTACCCGCCGTGCTGATCCTGACCCAGCCCGACCTCGGCACCATGCTCGTGCTCACCGCCACCGTCTTCGGCGTGATCGCGGCCTCCGGTGCCCACCGGCGCTGGCTGCTGCTGCTCGCCGGTGGCGGCGTGCTGGCGGCGGTCGCGGCGGTGTCGAGCGGGATGCTGAAGGAGTACCAGGTCGACCGGTTCCTCGCCTTCACCAACCCCGCGCTCGACCCGAAGGGGGCCGGCTACAACGTCGAGCAGGCCCGGATCGCGGTCGGCAACGGTGGCCTGTTCGGGCAGGGGCTGTTCCACGGCTCGCAGACCCAGTCCGGCTTCGTCCCCGAGCAGCACACCGACTTCGTGTTCACCGTCGCCGGCGAGGAGCTCGGCCTGGTCGGCGCCGCGCTGGTCGTGGCCCTGCTCGGCGTCGTGCTGTGGCGCGCGCTGCGCATCGCCACCCGCACCGACGACGTCTTCGGCCGCATCGCCGCGGCCGGCATCGCCTGCTGGTTCGGCTTCCAGGCCTTCCAGAACATCGGCATGTGCCTCGGCATCATGCCCGTCACCGGCGTCCCGCTGCCGTTCGTGTCGTACGGCGGCTCGTCCATGTTCGCCGGGATGCTCGCCGTCGGGCTGCTCCAGAACATCCACCTGCGCACCCTCTCCGCGCCCGCGTCGCGACTCGCGGCCCAGCAGCGGGTGCTCGTCCGGGGCTGA
- a CDS encoding YcnI family protein, translated as MQIRRFTLPTLGATAALGIVALTAGAASAHVSVSPDTTAAGSYAVLTFSVPHGCEGSPTTKVAIQMPEDVPQVTPTVNPNWTVEKVSEKLAEPLKDAHGNEITERVSQVVYTAKTPLADGYRDTLALSLQLPEKVGETLTFPVLQTCEKGETAWNETPAEGQDEEELENPAPALTVTEASAEGHHGGAAESDEKADDTATAKADAADDEGDGNGLAIGGLVAGIGGLALGGLALARSGKKA; from the coding sequence ATGCAGATCCGACGCTTCACCCTGCCCACCCTCGGCGCCACCGCGGCGCTCGGCATCGTCGCCCTGACCGCCGGCGCCGCGAGCGCCCACGTCAGCGTGTCGCCCGACACCACTGCAGCCGGCTCGTACGCCGTCCTCACCTTCAGCGTGCCCCACGGCTGTGAGGGGTCGCCGACGACCAAGGTGGCCATCCAGATGCCTGAGGACGTCCCGCAGGTCACGCCGACCGTCAACCCGAACTGGACCGTCGAGAAGGTCAGCGAGAAGCTCGCCGAACCGCTGAAGGACGCCCACGGCAACGAGATCACCGAGCGGGTCAGCCAGGTGGTCTACACCGCGAAGACCCCGCTGGCCGACGGCTACCGCGACACCCTCGCGCTGTCGCTGCAGCTGCCCGAGAAGGTGGGCGAGACCCTCACCTTCCCGGTGCTGCAGACCTGCGAGAAGGGCGAGACCGCCTGGAACGAGACCCCGGCCGAGGGCCAGGACGAGGAGGAGCTGGAGAACCCGGCGCCTGCCCTGACCGTCACCGAGGCCAGCGCCGAGGGCCACCACGGCGGCGCGGCGGAGTCCGACGAGAAGGCCGACGACACCGCCACCGCGAAGGCCGACGCCGCGGACGACGAGGGCGACGGCAACGGCCTCGCCATCGGCGGCCTGGTCGCCGGCATCGGCGGCCTCGCGCTCGGCGGCCTCGCCCTGGCCCGCTCCGGCAAGAAGGCCTGA
- a CDS encoding copper resistance protein CopC, with amino-acid sequence MMRRVPAYLLAVLVAVLTVVGTAGPASAHATLVSTDPAEGTVLPEAPSEVSFTFDEPVQLVPDGLLAFDAAGKRVDVEASAKGVEVTGRLPGELDNGTYVVTWRVVSADGHPIAGSLTFHVGAPSPKVVPPQTGPADPGAVPTVQGIVHGLDYTALLLAGGLALFLAWTARGVRLPDDVRRRLVRVLRGSALVAVLAAALAVPLAGAYQLGSGLGGVLDPGSFDPGLVQDDLQVLALQAAGLGVAAWAAGQARSSLVVDLVTALAVWSPALVGHTRAYEPSMLLVVTDALHLSAGAVWLGGLVGLALALPAIAGRPKDAALLITRFSTVAAALLTALAVTGVLMAWRIVGAWAPLVEETWGRLLLVKVALVLVVVAIAAYNRFRLVPRVAGDGGHDQRRLATGLVRRTVVAEAALLVAVLGVTGFLTQKPPGGEAPAEARTADTGVVTGVAGDDLKVLAVLDPGPGLQRRLIVQVQNLAGDPLDLAGAPAVALRSESVDLGTIPVVPSGAGTYSADVVFPHTGTWKLQVSIRVDTFTSPVTTLDLRVR; translated from the coding sequence ATGATGCGGCGTGTGCCGGCGTACCTGCTCGCGGTCCTGGTCGCCGTCCTGACGGTGGTCGGGACCGCGGGGCCGGCGTCGGCACACGCCACCCTCGTCTCCACCGACCCCGCCGAGGGGACGGTCCTGCCCGAGGCGCCGAGCGAGGTGAGCTTCACCTTCGACGAGCCGGTCCAGCTCGTTCCCGACGGCCTGCTCGCCTTCGACGCCGCGGGCAAGCGGGTCGACGTCGAGGCGTCCGCCAAGGGCGTCGAGGTGACCGGGCGGCTGCCGGGCGAGCTCGACAACGGGACCTACGTCGTCACCTGGCGCGTGGTCTCCGCCGACGGCCACCCGATCGCCGGCTCGCTCACCTTCCACGTCGGAGCACCCAGCCCGAAGGTCGTCCCGCCCCAGACCGGCCCGGCCGACCCGGGCGCGGTGCCGACCGTGCAGGGCATCGTGCACGGCCTCGACTACACCGCACTGCTCCTGGCCGGCGGGCTGGCGCTCTTCCTGGCCTGGACCGCACGCGGTGTCCGCCTGCCCGATGACGTACGACGACGCCTGGTGCGCGTGCTCCGCGGCAGCGCACTGGTGGCGGTGCTCGCGGCGGCGCTCGCCGTACCGCTGGCGGGGGCGTACCAGCTCGGCTCCGGCCTCGGCGGCGTCCTCGACCCGGGCTCGTTCGACCCCGGCCTGGTGCAGGACGACCTGCAGGTGCTCGCCCTCCAGGCCGCCGGCCTCGGCGTAGCGGCCTGGGCGGCCGGGCAGGCGCGCTCGTCGCTGGTCGTCGACCTCGTCACCGCGCTGGCCGTGTGGTCACCCGCACTCGTCGGCCACACCCGCGCCTACGAGCCCAGCATGCTGCTCGTGGTCACCGACGCGCTGCACCTCAGCGCCGGTGCGGTCTGGCTCGGCGGGCTCGTCGGCCTCGCGCTCGCCCTGCCCGCGATCGCCGGGCGGCCCAAGGACGCGGCGCTCCTGATCACCCGGTTCTCGACGGTCGCGGCCGCGCTGCTGACCGCGCTCGCCGTCACCGGCGTGCTGATGGCCTGGCGCATCGTCGGTGCCTGGGCGCCGCTCGTCGAGGAGACCTGGGGCCGGCTGCTGCTGGTGAAGGTCGCCCTCGTGCTGGTGGTCGTGGCGATCGCGGCCTACAACCGGTTCCGGTTGGTGCCGCGCGTCGCGGGCGACGGCGGGCACGACCAGCGCCGGCTCGCGACCGGCCTGGTCCGGCGTACCGTCGTGGCCGAGGCCGCCCTGCTGGTCGCGGTCCTCGGCGTCACCGGTTTCCTCACCCAGAAGCCGCCGGGCGGTGAGGCGCCTGCCGAGGCGCGGACCGCCGACACCGGTGTCGTGACCGGGGTCGCCGGCGACGACCTCAAGGTGCTCGCTGTGTTGGACCCCGGCCCGGGCCTGCAGCGCAGGCTGATCGTCCAGGTGCAGAACCTCGCCGGCGACCCGCTCGACCTGGCCGGCGCCCCGGCCGTGGCGCTGCGCTCCGAGAGCGTCGACCTCGGCACGATCCCGGTCGTGCCGAGCGGCGCCGGCACCTACTCCGCCGACGTCGTCTTCCCGCACACCGGTACCTGGAAGCTGCAGGTCAGCATCCGGGTCGACACGTTCACCAGCCCCGTGACGACCCTGGACCTCAGGGTGCGCTGA
- a CDS encoding ionic transporter y4hA encodes MSASTSGRLGWTVFTPPLAAIVLAVSWGTHPGPLAASLIGVALIGAVLAAVHHAEVVAHKVGEPFGSLLLAVAVTVIEVGLIVMLMVSGSGDTSTLARDTVFAAVMITVNGIVGLALVVGAVRHHLAVFNPEGTGSALATVITLAGLTLVVPTFTVSESGPVLTGTQLTFAALASLVLYGSFVFTQTVRHRDFFLPGTTSTPGGWTAQNDADGDDHADPPTGRETKVALVLLIVSLVTVVGLAKVESYSIEDAVDWLGFPHAVVGVVIAMLVLLPETIAAVRAARQQRVQISLNLAYGSAMASIGLTIPAIAVASIWLDGDLALGLDPLQLVLLALSSVVGILTVVPGRAKPLNGIVHLLLLAAFLLLTVAP; translated from the coding sequence ATGAGCGCCTCCACCTCCGGACGACTCGGGTGGACGGTGTTCACGCCGCCTCTCGCGGCGATCGTGCTCGCCGTGAGCTGGGGCACGCACCCCGGCCCGCTCGCGGCCAGCCTGATCGGCGTCGCCCTCATCGGGGCGGTTCTCGCCGCGGTCCACCACGCCGAGGTCGTGGCACACAAGGTGGGTGAGCCGTTCGGCTCGCTGCTCCTGGCCGTCGCCGTGACGGTGATCGAGGTCGGCCTGATCGTGATGCTGATGGTCTCCGGCAGCGGCGACACCTCCACGCTGGCCCGCGACACGGTCTTCGCGGCGGTGATGATCACGGTCAACGGCATCGTCGGACTGGCGCTGGTGGTGGGCGCGGTCCGCCACCATCTCGCCGTCTTCAACCCGGAAGGAACCGGATCGGCTCTGGCGACGGTGATCACGCTCGCCGGCCTGACCCTGGTCGTGCCGACCTTCACCGTCAGCGAGTCCGGTCCGGTCCTCACCGGCACCCAGCTGACCTTCGCAGCGCTCGCCTCGCTCGTGCTCTACGGATCGTTCGTGTTCACCCAGACCGTCCGCCACCGCGACTTCTTCCTGCCCGGCACCACCTCCACCCCCGGCGGTTGGACGGCGCAGAACGACGCCGACGGCGACGACCACGCGGACCCTCCGACCGGTCGGGAGACGAAGGTCGCCCTGGTGCTGCTGATCGTCTCGCTGGTGACGGTCGTCGGCCTGGCGAAGGTCGAGTCCTACTCGATCGAGGATGCCGTCGACTGGTTGGGCTTCCCGCACGCCGTGGTCGGCGTGGTGATCGCGATGCTGGTGCTGCTGCCCGAGACGATCGCCGCGGTGCGCGCCGCCCGTCAGCAGCGCGTCCAGATCAGCCTGAACCTCGCCTACGGCTCGGCGATGGCCTCGATCGGCCTCACCATTCCAGCGATCGCGGTGGCATCGATCTGGCTCGACGGCGACCTCGCGCTCGGGCTCGACCCGCTCCAGCTCGTGCTGCTCGCACTGTCCTCGGTGGTCGGGATCCTGACCGTGGTGCCCGGGCGTGCCAAGCCGCTCAACGGCATCGTGCACCTGCTCCTCCTCGCGGCCTTCCTGCTGCTGACGGTGGCGCCGTGA